From the genome of Anabrus simplex isolate iqAnaSimp1 chromosome X, ASM4041472v1, whole genome shotgun sequence, one region includes:
- the LOC137503118 gene encoding hemolymph lipopolysaccharide-binding protein-like: MSLLLVLLPLTLAVSLASTDHCASSVGSKLDLSVHGHRNASGHWIITVDTRRLTSTENQWELAVNVHQERRSCDSSEVEQLVSVTSVHPPVHVTSTSQYMKPVTPATTTPASTTTPTTTTTTATTTITTPATSTTTPNTTTTTATITTKPRSCPHSGYRLFEGLNCYKTYSESRSWSDAREQCKRDGGDLMVLESERERSEVVPTMYEIVISNPWMGVYKPEGEDRWVSVKGEPALSSWWEPGEPDNRAGRKCTFAKKEGLLLNVDCAALLPFICEIPL, encoded by the exons atgtcgcttctcttg GTTCTCTTGCCCCTGACGCTAGCAGTTTCACTGGCGAGCACAGACCACTGTGCATCGTCTGTGGGCTCGAAGTTGGACCTGTCTGTGCATGGCCACAGGAACGCCAGTGGACACTGGATAATAACG GTTGATACGCGGCGATTGACATCGACGGAGAACCAATGGGAATTAGCCGTGAATGTCCACCAAGAAAGAAGATCATGTGATAGCAGTGAAGTTGAGCAGCTTGTTTCGGTGACTTCTGTACATCCACCAGTACACG TTACTTCGACGTCTCAATATATGAAGCCAGTCACACCTGCAACTACTACACCAGCTAGTACTACTacaccaactactactactactacagctacTACTACTATAACAACTCCAGCTACGTCTACTACTACTCCAAATACTACAACTACTACAGCTACTATTACTACGAAACCAAGGTCCTGTCCTCATTCAG GTTACCGACTGTTTGAAGGTTTGAACTGTTATAAGACGTACAGTGAATCAAGGAGTTGGAGTGACGCCAGGGAGCAGTGCAAGAGAGACGGAGGCGATCTCATGGTACTGGAAAGTGAACGGGAGAGAAGCGAGGTGGTCCCTACAATGTACGAGATTGTGATCTCCAACCCCTGGATGGGAGTTTACAAGCCCGAAGGTGAAGATCGTTGGGTGTCTGTGAAAG GTGAGCCTGCTCTCAGCAGTTGGTGGGAGCCTGGTGAACCGGATAACAGAGCTGGTAGGAAGTGCACATTTGCTAAAAAGGAAGGTCTGCTGTTGAACGTCGATTGTGCAGCACTCCTGCCCTTCATCTGCGAGATCCCGCTGTGA